TACAATGAGAAAAATATATTTCATACTATTTCTGCTAACAATTTCAGGAATTGTTTTCGGACAAAACGAACGAAAGCATGTACGCAGTGGAAACAAACTTTTTATGGAAGCCGTGCGCGATACCATGCGTATTGATTCGGTAAAATTCAGTAATGCAGAAACCGAATACCGCAAAGCACTGGAAAAAAGACCTGAGGACTTAAAATGGAATTACAACCTGGCCGATGCCTTGTATAAACAACAAAAATTTGAAGACGCGGAAGGAAAATTCTCGGAACTGGCCGAAAAAATGGAAGATCCGCTGGAACGGGCACGGGCAAACCACAACCTGGGTAACACACAGTTAATGCAGGAAAAACTCGACGAAAGTATTGAATCCTACAAAAAAGCCTTGCGTGAAAACCCTGAAGACATTGAAACCAAA
Above is a genomic segment from uncultured Draconibacterium sp. containing:
- a CDS encoding tetratricopeptide repeat protein; this encodes MRKIYFILFLLTISGIVFGQNERKHVRSGNKLFMEAVRDTMRIDSVKFSNAETEYRKALEKRPEDLKWNYNLADALYKQQKFEDAEGKFSELAEKMEDPLERARANHNLGNTQLMQEKLDESIESYKKALRENPEDIETKYNLAYAQMLKKKQEQQQQNQDQNKDQNKDQNKDQDQDQDQNDQNKDNQDQNKDQNKDQNKDQQDQNKNQDKQNQDQNKNKDQNKDQQQQQQPQQNKISKQDAEQLLQALQNDERDIQDKVKKAKAAKAKRSRSEKEW